The sequence below is a genomic window from Prosthecobacter dejongeii.
CCTACTCGCTGAATCTCACCGGCCCCAGCGTGGCCATGGATACGGCCTGCTCCTCCGCCCTCACGGCCGTGCATGCAGCGTGCGAATACATCTGGACCGGGCGCGGCCACACGGCCCTGGCAGGCGGTGTGACGGTCATGATCACCCCGGGTGGGTTCATCGGTTTCTCCCAGGCCTCCATGCTGTCTCCAGACGGCATGTGCAAAGCCTTCGATGCGGATGCCAATGGCTTCGTGCGCGCGGAAGGTGCAGGCATGGTGATGCTGAAAAAGCTGTCTCAGGCCATCGCGGATGGTGACCCGATCCAGGGCGTGATCCTGGGCACGTCCACCAACCAGGACGGCCACACGAACGGTATCTCCCTGCCTAGCCCAGAGGCCCAGGCCCGGCTGGTGAAGGATGCATGCCAGGACGCGGGCATCAGCCCGAGCGAGATCGGCTACATCGAAGCCCACGGCACCGGAACGGCGGTGGGAGATCCCATCGAGGCCACAGCCCTTTCTGAAGCGCTCTGCGAAGACCGTGCGGAAGGTGCCCCCCTGGCCATGGGGTCCGTGAAAACGAACCTGGGCCACATGGAAACAGCGGCTGGCGTGGCCGGTCTGGTCAAGGCGCTGCTGGTGCTGAAGCACGGCAAGATCCCACCGAGCCTGCACTTCAAAACACCGAATCCGCACATTGATTTCAAGGCGCTGAAACTGCGCATCCCGGTGGAGATGGAAGACTTCCCGGAAAGCTACGAAGTGCGCATGGCCGGGGTAAATTCCTTCGGCTTTGGCGGGGCCAACTCCCACGTCATCCTGGCGGAAGCGCCTGCGAAACCGCATGTCAAGCTGCCTGCCTCGGCCTTTGATCGCCCATGGCCCCTGGTGCTCTCCGCCCGTTCGGAAGAGGCGCTGAAGGCCACGGCCTATCGCCTTTCCACCTGGCTGGAAGATCATGAGAAATCCAACGGCACCTCCCCGGTGCTGCCGGACCTGTGCTACACCCTGGGTGCGCGGCGCAACCATCACCAGCATCGCCTGACGATGGTGGCAAAGACGGCGCATGAGGCCATCGCCACGCTGAATGCCTTTGGCGTCGGCTCGGAAGTGCCGAATGTGCGCAGTGGCTTCTCTCCACGGCGCGAAACGGCTGCGCGGGTAGGCTTTGTCATGAGCGGCCAGGGCCCTCAATGGTGGGGCATGGGCCGGGAACTCATGAAGAATGAGCCGGTCTTCCGCAAGGCCATGGAGGCCTGCGCTGCGGCGCTGAAGCCGTGGGCCAAATTCTCCCTCCTGGAGGAGTTAGGCCGCGACGAAAAGGACTCGAAGATGAGCATGACGGAGATCGCCCAGCCGGCCATCTTTGCCATGCAGGTTTCCCTTTCGGAACTGTGGAAATCCTGGGGCGTGCAGCCTGCGGCCATCGTGGGCCACAGTGTGGGTGAGATCGCCGCTGCCTGTGTGGCAGGCGTGCTGAGTCTGGAGGAAGGCGCGAAGGTCATCGCCCTGCGTGCTCGTTTCATGAATGAATGCGCCCGTGGTGCAGGCACCATGCTGGCCGTGGGCCTGGATGAGGAATCCGCCCTGGCCGTCATCGCCCGGCATGACCGCGTGGTCAGCATCGCCGCCTTCAATGGCCCGCGTTCTTTGACCCTGTCTGGGCCGAAGGAGTCGCTGGAAAAGATCCGTGTGGAGCTGGAGGCGGACAGCGTGTTTGCCCGTTTTGTGCGGGTGGATCACCCCTTCCACCATGCTTACATGCAGCCTGCGGCGGATGAACTCGTGGCGGCCTTGGCCGAGCTGGAACCGCGTGAAGAAACAGTGCCGTTTTTCAGCACCGTCACCGGTGACCGCATCACGGGCAAAGAGTGCGATGCAGGCCACTGGGGCCGTGGTATCCGCCAGGCGGTGATGTTCGCCCCGGCAGTGAATGCACTGGCCGACTTCGGCGTGGATGTGTGGTTGGAAATCACCGCTCACCCAGCCTTGTCCCTGTCCATCCAGGAGTGCCTGGGCGCGCGCAATCAAAAGGCCCCGGTGGTGGCTTCGGCACGCCGGGATCGTGAGCATGAAGCCATGCTGGAGGCGGCGCTGGAGCTGCACCGCGCCTGCGTAGATCTGGACTTCAAAGGCATGACGCCTTCCCGTCATCAACTGGCCCTGCCGACCTATGCGTGGGACAAAGCCCGCTGGTGGAATGAATCGCCTGATTGGCGTGAAGGCCGCCTGGGCGCTGGCGGCAAAGGCCTGCTGGACATCCGCCTGCCCCGCGCCACGCCGACGTGGATCGCGCGTCTGGACAATCGCCACATGGCCTTCCTGAAAGATCACAAGGTGGAAAGCCACGTCATCTTCCCAGGAGCCGGGTTTGTGGAACTCATCCTGGAAGCGGGGGCGCAATACTTTGAAGGTCGCCCCTTCGCCGTGGAAGACTTTGAGATCCGCAAGCCGCTGATCCTCACAGAAAATCCTTCCGGCGTGGTGCTGGAGGTGACCTATGAGCCTAACGAGCGCACCTTCACCATTCAGAGCAAATTTGATACCGGGGCGGCATGGTCTGTCCACGTGGTCGGCTCCATGCGCGGCGAACGTACGGAATCTCTCTTCAATGCGACGACCTGGGAAGGCGCCACGGAGGGCCTCACCTCCCTGGACGTGACGGATTTTTACCAGCACATGAGTGACCTGGGCCTGCGTTATGGCGACGAATTCCGCGCTGTGCGTGAGCTGTGGGCAGCCGGTGGCAAGGCGGCAGGCCGGGTGGCGCTGTCTGAAAACATCGCTCATCGTGCGGGTGAATATTGCCTGCACCCCGTCCTTCTGGATGGCGCGCTGCATACCTTCTCTGCTGGGTCCAAAACGGTGGAAGATCGCAAGGCGAAGATGAAGCTGCCCGTGCGCTTTGGCCGCATCCTGTATCTGCGCTCTCCAGGCGCGGTGACGCGGGTGCAGGCGAAGGTGGTGCAGTTCAATGAAGAGTTCATCGAGGGCAACATCGGCCTCTACGATGAATCCGGCGCGCCTTGCGTGCTGGTGGATGGTTTCCGCGCCGTCAGCATGGCCGCCGCCCGCCGCGCAGGCACCAGTGGCACGCGCGATCTGCTGTATCATGTGGACTGGGAGCGCACCGCCTCTGTGGGCACCCCCGCCACCCTCACCCCGGTGCCTTTGGCCGACCTCAAAGAGGCCGCACAAAAGACCCTGGAAGAAGTCATCGCCGTGCGTGGCAAGGCCCACTTGGAGGCCACCATGGCCGCTGAGGATGACCTCGCAGCCGCCCAGATCGCTCGCGGTCTGCGCCAAATGGCCGCCGACCTGAAGGCCGATGCGGTGTGGACTGTGGACAGCCTGAAAGTGGCCGCGCCGATGCAGCGCGTGTATCACCACCTGGTGAATGACCTGACCAAGCGCGGCCTGCTGGCTGTGAAGGGCGCAGGCCATGTGCCGACGGCGACCTTCGACGCTGCTGCGGACAACGCCACAGAAGTGCTGAAAACCTTCCTGGATCAAAACCCCGGCCACCTGCCAGAAGGCATGCTGGTGAACATCACCTGTGCCGACTTGGGCCCGATCTTACGCGGTGAAAAAGATGCCGTGCAGGTGCTCTTCGGCGGCTCAAACAGCGACCTGCTGGATCAATTCTACGGTGACGGTTTGCTCTCCAGTCACTGGATGGCGGCCATCACCAGCGCGGTGAATGAGGCGGCGAAAAACCTGCCGGAAGGGCGCGGACTGCGCATCCTGGAAGTGGGTGCCGGTACCGGGGGCCTCAGTGCCTACCTGCTGCCGCTGCTACCACGCGGCCTGCATTCCTACACCTTCACCGACGTCTCGGCTGGGTTCTTCTCCGTGGCTGGCCAAAAGCTGGCCGCCTTCCCCGAGGTGGAGTTCAAAGTGTTCAACCTGGAACAACCACCCGCCGCGCAAGGCTACGAAGCGGGCACCTATGACCTCGTCATCGGCACGAACGTGATCCATGCCGTGGCAGATGTACGTGCCACGCTGGGTTACCTGCATGAGGTGCTGAAACCGGGCGGTAGCCTGGTGTTCATGGATGTGGCCACGCCGCAGCTCTGGACGGAAAGCGTCTTCGGCCTCACCAGCGGGTGGTGGCATCTGACAGATCGCGATCTGCGTCCGGATCAGCCGCTGATGCAGCGCCCTGAGTGGGAAGCGGCGATGAAGACGGCAGGCTTTGCTGAAACCACCTCCATCCCGGGCCTGCGTGGCCCGCGTGGGGGAGAGGGGCAGATCGGTCTTTTCGGTCGCAAAGCCTGGACGGAAACCCCAGCGGCGACGCAGGGCGATGCCGAACAAACTTTGCCACCGGCCCCTGAAGCCTCCTGGCTGGTGTTCGCTGACCAGGGGGGGCTGGGAGATCAACTGGTGGCGCAGCTCAAAGCCGCCGGTGTCCGTGTACGCACGGCCCGCCGGGGTGCTGCCTATGCTGCGAAGGGTGATGACTACACCCTGCGTGCCGATACGCCAGAAGACTGGATGACCCTGGTCACCTCCTACGCGGATGATACCCCGCCAGAGCGCATGACCTACCTGTGGACGCTGGATGAACCTGCGGGCAAAGGCGAAGGCGATGCCGCGCTGATGGGCATTGACGCCCTGCTGCACCTAACGCAGGCGATTGAAAACACCACCCCGGCAGCCAAGCTGCGGATGGACCTCATCACCCGTGGGGCCCAGCCTGCTGGCCAGCACATGGGACTGACGAATGTGGCCCAGGCACCGTCCATCGGTGTCTTCCGCGTCATCCTCAGTGAGCACCCGAACTTTGCCTGCCGTGGCCTGGATCTGCCGCCGGAAGCCTCCGCTGAAGATGCCGCCCTGCTGTGGCGTGAACTGCTGCAGGAGCATGGTGAGCGCGAGATCGCCATCCGTGGTGAAGCCCGCTACGTGCAGCGCATCAAGCGCGGTCTGCCCGTGAAAGAAACCGTGCTGGATCGCAAGGTGCCGCTGCGCCTGGAGTCGCGTGAACGCGGCATGCTGGACACGCTGAAACTCACCCCCTTCACCCTGCCGGTGTGTGGGGATGGTGAGGTGCTCATCGAAGTGAAAGCCGCTGGCATGAACTTCCGCGACGTGCTGAAAGCGCTGGCGCTGTATCCGGCGGAAACACCGGACGCCCGCATCTTTGGCGATGAAGTCGGCGGGGTCGTGGTCGCCATCGGCAAGGACATCAAGCACGTCGCTGTGGGGGATCGCGTTTTTGGTTTGGCCGTGTATGGCTTGGCCACGCACACCCTGGCCCGTGGTGGGGATGTGGTACGCATTCCAGATCACCTGTCCTTTGAGGGTGCAGCCACACTGCCGGTGGTCTTCATGACCTCCTGGCACGCGCTGAACAATGTGGCCCGCATGCGCAAAGGCGAGACCATCCTGGTCCACGCCGGTGCCGGTGGCGTGGGTATGTCGGCCATCCAGATCGCTCTGCATCTGGGTTGCGAAGTCATCGCCACGGCAGGCAGCGCCTCCAAGCGCGCCCTGCTGCAAACGCTGGGCGTGAAGCATGTCGTTGACTCCCGCCGTGCAGACTTTGCGGATGCGGTCATGGACCTGACGAATCGTAAAGGCGTGGATGTGGTGCTGAATGCCCTCGCGGCGGAGGCCATCCCCATGGGCCTTTCCTGTTTGTCCGAGTTCGGTCGTTTCATCGAGATCGGCAAACGCGACATTTACCAAAACTCCCGCATCCCGCTGTGGCACCTGCGCAAGAACGCCTCCTTCCACGTCGTGGCGATGGATGCCGTCTTTGGTGGGGATGAAGAACTGACACGTCGTTTGTTAGGCGAGCTGGTGGAGCTGGTGGAACAGGGGGCCCTGCGCCCGCTGCCATTCCGCGCTTACCCAGCTAGCCGTGTGGATGCTGCCTTCCGCCTCATGGCGGCTGGGAAGCACACAGGCAAGGTGGTGGTGACCTTCACAGATGCGTTTGTGAATCGCCGGGGTGAGGCCCCAGCGCCTGGCTTTGAAGTGAAGGCCGAGGGCACTTACCTCATCACCGGTGGCTTTGGTGGCTTTGGCCGCGTGCTGTCGCAGTGGTTGGTGGACTGTGGCGCGCGTCATCTGGCGCTGGCCAGCCGCAGTGGTGCCTCCACGCCTGAGGCGAAGGCCTTTGTCACCCAGATGGAAAATCAGGGGGTGAAGATCCAGATCCTGAAAGGCGATGCTGGCGAGCCGGAGGACATTACGCGAATGCTGCGTGAGATCGAGGCTGCGAAGGTGCCGCTGAAGGGTGTGTTCCACCTGGCCATGGTCATTGACGATGCGCCGATGGGCGTGCTGAACCGCGAGCGCATGCGCACCGTTTTGGCACCGAAGGCGCTCGGAGCCTGGAAGCTGCATGAAGGCACGCTGGATCTGAATCTGGACTGCTTCGTCATGTTCTCCTCCATCTCCAGCGTGTTCGGCAATCCGGCCCAGAGTAACTACTCCGGTGCCAATGCCTTCCTGGATTCCCTGGCGCATCATCGCCGTGCCCTGGGCCTGCCTGCCCTGGCCGTGAACTGGGGTGTGCTGGGTGGCGAAGGCTACGTGGCGCGCAATGAGAAGGTGGCTGAGTTCCTGGCACGCCAGGGCACCTCCGCCATCACTCCGGGCGAGGTCGTCTCCTTGCTGGAAACTTTCCTCACCGCAGGCTCCGCCCAGGTGGCTGCTCTGCGGGTGGACTGGGCCAAGTGGCGCCAGTCCTTCCGGGGTCTCCAGGAAAATCCGTTGTTGGAGCACATCTTCGCCTCCGGCGTGGAAAGTGCCGAGTCTGGCGGCATGACGGGGGATTGGCGTGCGAAGATTGACGCTGCCTCAGCCGAAGATCGCGCGGGCATCATCGCCCAAGCGTTGCGAGAAGTCGTGGGCTCCGTCTTGCGCGTGAAGCCTGACAGCCTGCGCGATGACCAGCCGCTGACGGATTTGGGCCTGGACTCCCTCATGGGCGTCGAGATCGAAAACCTCATCGAAAGCACCATCGGCGTGGCCCTGCCACCCACCAGCCTCATGCGTGCCCGCACCATCGGCCAGTTGGCCGCGCTCATTGGCGAGCATTTGGGCGGTGCCTCCGGCGCGGCGGCGAAAGCGCCAGCGGCCCCTGCGGTCGTGGAGGCTCCCACCTCCGTGGATGAAGTGGATCTGGATGCCATCTCGGATGACGACATCGCAAGCCTGCTGGATGATGTGACTGCGGCAGAGGAAACCCCGGCCCCGGCTGCCAAAGCCGCACGCAAAGCCGGTGCCTAAGCCGATGTCATCCTGACATGTCCCTAGACCTTCGTGCCAACCTCAAACAGTGGCTGGAGAGCGGTGAAATCCGTCTCCAGCCCCTGAGCCTGCCCCAGCGTGAGCTGTGGGAAAATTCGCCCGTCGCCCCTGGTGACATCGGCAACCACATCTGCGCTTTCATCGAGGTGCGAGGCAACATCACGCAGGCGGATTGTGAGGCGGCGCTGAAGCTGGTGGTGGAGCGGCAGGAGGTTCTGCGGCTATCCTTCCTCCCCGGAAAGGAGCAGCCGTTTCAGATGATCCGCCGCACGGGCACCGTGGTGCTGGATTACCGTGAACTGCCCGCAGATCAGGCCCATGGCGAAGCCTTGGAAGCCGTGATGCGGGAGATTTTTACCCGACCTTTCGACATGCTGCGCGGGCCTCTCTACCGAGTGGAGATGCTGCAACGTGGGCCGGGAGATCTGGTGCTGGTGTTTGCCATCCACCATGCCATCGCCGATGGCTGGACCCTGGGCGTCTTCGTTCAGGAACTGGCGGCGGCCTATCTGCAAAACAAGCTTCCTGGCGGTGGCTCCCTGCCGCCAGTGGAGATGAGTTACACCGCCTGGGCGGCGGCAGAACGCGCCTCTTGGCAAGCCGCAGAGCTGGAGACTCGCGCTGCTTTCTGGCGCAAGCATCTGGCGGAAATCCCCCGCCTGTGGGAACGCCCTGCCGATGAAAACGCCCGTGCTGGGAAGCTCACCTACTGGGCCTCCAGCCTCTCGCCGGAGGCCACCCGCAACATCCGCGCTCTGGCAAAGACCACGGGCGCGACGTTGTTCAATACTTTGTTAGCCGCGTTTCAGGTGACCCTGGCGCAGTGGACCGGGAAGACGGACATCGTCGTCGGCAGCCCGGTGGCAAATCGTACCAAACAGGCCGCGAAGGAAACCATGGGCTACTTTGCCGGAGTGGTGCCCCTGCGCGGGCAGGTGGACCTCACGCAGACCTTTGCCACGGCGGTGAAGCGCGTGCAGGATGCCAGCATGGACTGCTTTGCGGAAGCCATGCCCTTTGCCGAGCTGGCGAAGGCGCTGGGCGTGAAAGCGGAGGCCGGGCACAACCCGATCTACGACGTGCGTTTTGCCCTGCAAAACCACCCTATCCCAGACATCACCCTGCCGAGTTTGTCATTTAAACTGCGCATGCGGTCCACCGGCACCGCCCGGTTTGACCTGGCCTGTGAAGTGACGGAGGATGGGGATGAACTGGAAGTGGTGTGGCTTTACCGGCCCTCCCTTTTCACTCCTGAAGACACGCAGGAACTGAACCGCCGCTACCAACGCGTGCTGG
It includes:
- a CDS encoding type I polyketide synthase → MHKEGIAIIGIGCRFPGGINDVEAFWKLLAEGRDAVCEVPPDRWNIERFYDAEPGLAGKSIAKRGGFLDSIDQYDPQFFGISPREAPYVDPQQRLVLETAWEAIEDAGIVLDLEKGTDIAVYVGVSHTDYQVIQGTPFDSAGIGAHSSTGSAHSIAANRISYSLNLTGPSVAMDTACSSALTAVHAACEYIWTGRGHTALAGGVTVMITPGGFIGFSQASMLSPDGMCKAFDADANGFVRAEGAGMVMLKKLSQAIADGDPIQGVILGTSTNQDGHTNGISLPSPEAQARLVKDACQDAGISPSEIGYIEAHGTGTAVGDPIEATALSEALCEDRAEGAPLAMGSVKTNLGHMETAAGVAGLVKALLVLKHGKIPPSLHFKTPNPHIDFKALKLRIPVEMEDFPESYEVRMAGVNSFGFGGANSHVILAEAPAKPHVKLPASAFDRPWPLVLSARSEEALKATAYRLSTWLEDHEKSNGTSPVLPDLCYTLGARRNHHQHRLTMVAKTAHEAIATLNAFGVGSEVPNVRSGFSPRRETAARVGFVMSGQGPQWWGMGRELMKNEPVFRKAMEACAAALKPWAKFSLLEELGRDEKDSKMSMTEIAQPAIFAMQVSLSELWKSWGVQPAAIVGHSVGEIAAACVAGVLSLEEGAKVIALRARFMNECARGAGTMLAVGLDEESALAVIARHDRVVSIAAFNGPRSLTLSGPKESLEKIRVELEADSVFARFVRVDHPFHHAYMQPAADELVAALAELEPREETVPFFSTVTGDRITGKECDAGHWGRGIRQAVMFAPAVNALADFGVDVWLEITAHPALSLSIQECLGARNQKAPVVASARRDREHEAMLEAALELHRACVDLDFKGMTPSRHQLALPTYAWDKARWWNESPDWREGRLGAGGKGLLDIRLPRATPTWIARLDNRHMAFLKDHKVESHVIFPGAGFVELILEAGAQYFEGRPFAVEDFEIRKPLILTENPSGVVLEVTYEPNERTFTIQSKFDTGAAWSVHVVGSMRGERTESLFNATTWEGATEGLTSLDVTDFYQHMSDLGLRYGDEFRAVRELWAAGGKAAGRVALSENIAHRAGEYCLHPVLLDGALHTFSAGSKTVEDRKAKMKLPVRFGRILYLRSPGAVTRVQAKVVQFNEEFIEGNIGLYDESGAPCVLVDGFRAVSMAAARRAGTSGTRDLLYHVDWERTASVGTPATLTPVPLADLKEAAQKTLEEVIAVRGKAHLEATMAAEDDLAAAQIARGLRQMAADLKADAVWTVDSLKVAAPMQRVYHHLVNDLTKRGLLAVKGAGHVPTATFDAAADNATEVLKTFLDQNPGHLPEGMLVNITCADLGPILRGEKDAVQVLFGGSNSDLLDQFYGDGLLSSHWMAAITSAVNEAAKNLPEGRGLRILEVGAGTGGLSAYLLPLLPRGLHSYTFTDVSAGFFSVAGQKLAAFPEVEFKVFNLEQPPAAQGYEAGTYDLVIGTNVIHAVADVRATLGYLHEVLKPGGSLVFMDVATPQLWTESVFGLTSGWWHLTDRDLRPDQPLMQRPEWEAAMKTAGFAETTSIPGLRGPRGGEGQIGLFGRKAWTETPAATQGDAEQTLPPAPEASWLVFADQGGLGDQLVAQLKAAGVRVRTARRGAAYAAKGDDYTLRADTPEDWMTLVTSYADDTPPERMTYLWTLDEPAGKGEGDAALMGIDALLHLTQAIENTTPAAKLRMDLITRGAQPAGQHMGLTNVAQAPSIGVFRVILSEHPNFACRGLDLPPEASAEDAALLWRELLQEHGEREIAIRGEARYVQRIKRGLPVKETVLDRKVPLRLESRERGMLDTLKLTPFTLPVCGDGEVLIEVKAAGMNFRDVLKALALYPAETPDARIFGDEVGGVVVAIGKDIKHVAVGDRVFGLAVYGLATHTLARGGDVVRIPDHLSFEGAATLPVVFMTSWHALNNVARMRKGETILVHAGAGGVGMSAIQIALHLGCEVIATAGSASKRALLQTLGVKHVVDSRRADFADAVMDLTNRKGVDVVLNALAAEAIPMGLSCLSEFGRFIEIGKRDIYQNSRIPLWHLRKNASFHVVAMDAVFGGDEELTRRLLGELVELVEQGALRPLPFRAYPASRVDAAFRLMAAGKHTGKVVVTFTDAFVNRRGEAPAPGFEVKAEGTYLITGGFGGFGRVLSQWLVDCGARHLALASRSGASTPEAKAFVTQMENQGVKIQILKGDAGEPEDITRMLREIEAAKVPLKGVFHLAMVIDDAPMGVLNRERMRTVLAPKALGAWKLHEGTLDLNLDCFVMFSSISSVFGNPAQSNYSGANAFLDSLAHHRRALGLPALAVNWGVLGGEGYVARNEKVAEFLARQGTSAITPGEVVSLLETFLTAGSAQVAALRVDWAKWRQSFRGLQENPLLEHIFASGVESAESGGMTGDWRAKIDAASAEDRAGIIAQALREVVGSVLRVKPDSLRDDQPLTDLGLDSLMGVEIENLIESTIGVALPPTSLMRARTIGQLAALIGEHLGGASGAAAKAPAAPAVVEAPTSVDEVDLDAISDDDIASLLDDVTAAEETPAPAAKAARKAGA
- a CDS encoding condensation domain-containing protein; translated protein: MSLDLRANLKQWLESGEIRLQPLSLPQRELWENSPVAPGDIGNHICAFIEVRGNITQADCEAALKLVVERQEVLRLSFLPGKEQPFQMIRRTGTVVLDYRELPADQAHGEALEAVMREIFTRPFDMLRGPLYRVEMLQRGPGDLVLVFAIHHAIADGWTLGVFVQELAAAYLQNKLPGGGSLPPVEMSYTAWAAAERASWQAAELETRAAFWRKHLAEIPRLWERPADENARAGKLTYWASSLSPEATRNIRALAKTTGATLFNTLLAAFQVTLAQWTGKTDIVVGSPVANRTKQAAKETMGYFAGVVPLRGQVDLTQTFATAVKRVQDASMDCFAEAMPFAELAKALGVKAEAGHNPIYDVRFALQNHPIPDITLPSLSFKLRMRSTGTARFDLACEVTEDGDELEVVWLYRPSLFTPEDTQELNRRYQRVLANVSLSPHTPLADLLA